A window of Deinococcus grandis contains these coding sequences:
- a CDS encoding helix-turn-helix domain-containing protein — MRAFVRVRSLTAEELTTLQKMARSRTLCAGRVKRAHIVLMSNQGYTHQEIAEKLGVSYHTSCRWVGRFNELGLPGLEELGRPGRPHVYSEANIGDVIQTALTKPDDLGLPFGSWTLDRLVTYLTEVKGIPIRRSRISEIFRNEGLRWRQHEGWMGVRVDPDFGQKRGLSKASTPVRQTTASSSA; from the coding sequence ATGCGTGCATTTGTCCGCGTCCGTTCGCTGACCGCCGAAGAACTCACGACGCTCCAAAAGATGGCAAGGAGCCGCACCTTGTGCGCTGGGCGCGTCAAGCGCGCCCACATCGTCCTGATGTCCAATCAGGGGTATACCCACCAAGAAATCGCTGAAAAGCTCGGCGTGAGTTACCACACCTCCTGTCGTTGGGTCGGTCGTTTCAACGAGCTGGGACTGCCCGGGCTGGAAGAACTGGGACGACCAGGCCGTCCGCACGTCTACTCAGAAGCCAACATTGGAGACGTCATTCAAACCGCGTTGACCAAGCCAGACGACCTGGGGCTTCCCTTTGGATCCTGGACGTTGGATCGGCTCGTCACCTACCTCACGGAGGTCAAAGGGATACCGATCCGGCGCAGCCGGATCAGTGAAATCTTCCGAAACGAAGGGCTCCGATGGCGTCAACACGAGGGTTGGATGGGGGTACGAGTCGATCCTGACTTCGGCCAAAAAAGGGGGCTATCGAAAGCCTCTACACCCGTCCGCCAGACCACAGCATCGTCATCTGCGTAG
- a CDS encoding IS630 family transposase (programmed frameshift) yields the protein MAEWHPSKYSRAQLEERRLAATPWLQGGQHSQQAIADHFGVSVHTVSNWKKRLKRTGSLQATVTTGRPSRLTAAQLEQVRTLLREGALHHGFPDPTWSTRRVADLIGRHFDVWYHPDHVRRMLRQLGFTPQMPDGRAAERNELRIASWKEQVAPELEKKVAQGATLVYLDEVGFSLKGVRRRTWSTRGVTPLVILPANWEKLSTIGAITSDGRFFQHTKPGAIRSGDVTRFFQHLLRHVQGKIVVVLDNAGIHRAKATQAFVALHERLSLVFLPPYAPELNPIELVWAYVKRNVLGNFCARSVGMLKAKLTTAWQRVRYIDLPQYLMDSNLCRYQ from the exons GTGGCCGAATGGCATCCATCCAAATACTCCCGGGCGCAGCTGGAGGAACGTCGACTGGCGGCGACCCCCTGGCTTCAAGGGGGCCAGCATTCACAGCAGGCGATTGCCGATCACTTCGGCGTGTCCGTACACACCGTCAGTAACTGGAAGAAACGTCTGAAGCGCACCGGCAGTCTCCAGGCAACGGTGACGACAGGACGCCCCTCGCGACTCACCGCCGCCCAGCTTGAACAGGTCCGCACCCTCCTGCGGGAGGGTGCGCTGCACCATGGCTTCCCTGACCCGACCTGGAGCACCAGACGAGTCGCAGACCTGATCGGGCGGCACTTCGACGTGTGGTACCACCCCGATCACGTCCGGAGAATGCTTCGGCAGCTGGGGTTTACGCCCCAGATGCCGGATGGACGGGCAGCAGAACGCAATGAACTCCGGATCGCGTCCTGGAAAGAACAGGTGGCTCCGGAGTTG GAAAAAAAGGTCGCGCAGGGCGCCACCCTGGTGTACCTGGATGAGGTTGGCTTCTCGCTGAAAGGCGTGCGAAGACGAACGTGGTCGACCAGGGGCGTGACGCCCCTGGTCATACTCCCGGCCAACTGGGAAAAACTCTCGACGATCGGGGCGATCACTTCGGACGGTCGATTCTTCCAGCACACGAAGCCTGGGGCGATCCGGAGTGGGGACGTCACCCGGTTCTTCCAGCATCTGTTGCGCCATGTGCAGGGGAAGATCGTGGTGGTGCTGGACAACGCGGGCATTCACCGAGCGAAGGCAACCCAGGCGTTCGTGGCGCTCCACGAACGCCTGTCGCTGGTGTTTTTGCCGCCGTACGCTCCGGAATTGAATCCGATCGAGCTGGTGTGGGCGTACGTGAAGCGGAATGTGCTGGGGAACTTCTGTGCCCGCTCAGTGGGCATGCTGAAAGCGAAGCTGACGACGGCTTGGCAACGGGTTCGGTACATCGACCTGCCTCAATATTTAATGGACTCAAACTTATGCCGTTATCAATAA
- a CDS encoding IS5 family transposase (programmed frameshift) has product MATSMVSDELWQLIHPLLPPEPPKPKGGRPRVPDRAALEGILYVLKTGIGWEHLPHQLGYGSGMTCWRRLRDWHAAGVFTRLHHVLLDRMAQAHQLDWTRACVDSTSVPAARGGPHTGPNPTDRGRPGSKRHVIVDGRGTPLAVRISPANRHDSMLFEPLLDAVPPIHNGLRGRPRSRPERLHADKAYDIPRCRRACHHRGIKVRIARRGRESSERLGRYRWVVERTLAWFSRFRRLRVRYEVRADIHLAFTQLACCLITFKQHRRF; this is encoded by the exons ATGGCCACGTCTATGGTCAGCGACGAGCTGTGGCAGTTGATCCATCCGCTACTCCCACCTGAACCCCCAAAGCCCAAAGGAGGTCGACCCCGGGTGCCCGATCGAGCCGCACTGGAAGGCATCTTGTACGTCCTCAAGACCGGCATCGGCTGGGAACACCTCCCACACCAGCTCGGGTATGGCAGCGGCATGACCTGCTGGCGACGTCTCCGTGACTGGCACGCGGCGGGTGTCTTCACCCGCCTACACCACGTGCTTCTTGACCGGATGGCCCAGGCGCATCAACTTGACTGGACCCGCGCATGTGTGGACAGTACGAGCGTCCCCGCGGCCCGGGGGGGGC CCCACACGGGCCCGAACCCCACGGATCGTGGCCGGCCTGGCAGCAAGCGTCATGTGATCGTCGATGGCCGCGGGACGCCATTGGCGGTCCGTATCTCGCCTGCCAATCGGCATGACAGCATGCTGTTCGAACCCCTGCTGGACGCGGTGCCGCCCATTCATAACGGGCTGCGGGGCCGGCCCCGCAGCCGTCCGGAGCGGCTGCATGCGGACAAGGCGTATGACATTCCCCGGTGCCGGCGGGCGTGCCATCACCGCGGCATCAAGGTGCGGATCGCACGCCGGGGTCGGGAGTCCAGTGAACGGCTGGGCCGATACCGCTGGGTGGTGGAGCGGACCCTGGCGTGGTTCAGCCGGTTCCGTCGGCTGCGGGTGAGGTATGAGGTGCGGGCGGACATCCACTTGGCATTCACGCAGCTGGCCTGTTGCCTGATCACCTTCAAGCAGCACCGCCGGTTTTGA
- a CDS encoding IS4 family transposase, protein MTIPDTARFHADTLATYLHTRWPHRRTDALRRLAEVLLAVLQAESTLHRKIALHLPRAATLESKTRTVARVFHDAQLTPQDVTDVLLPLLPDGKLTLIMDRTTWHYGQTPLNILVLGVLLGGAVIPLVWSILPHQGNSCTAARILLVARLRGVIPARRWAVLIADREVVGREWCSFLRWKRIRQCIRIRENTRIEDELVRDLFTTLQPGQVRTLFERTWVYGGWMHVVITLSPAGDRVIVASDLPVLDVLRTYQLRWAIESAFSAMKARGLNLEATHMTAPERISRLFGLLCIALAWMTRIGAQRTETCTPRQDKRGRAVVSVTRIGWQILSQAARWGGEVFCDCLRLLGMPFPTASTSVSRSVRC, encoded by the coding sequence GTGACGATCCCCGATACTGCCCGCTTCCATGCTGACACGTTGGCCACCTACCTGCACACTCGTTGGCCACACCGCCGTACGGACGCGCTCCGTCGTCTTGCCGAAGTGCTCCTGGCCGTGCTCCAGGCCGAGTCCACGCTTCACCGCAAGATCGCGCTTCATCTGCCCAGAGCAGCCACGCTGGAATCAAAAACCCGGACGGTGGCCCGCGTGTTTCACGACGCTCAGCTCACGCCGCAGGACGTCACAGACGTCCTGCTTCCCTTGCTGCCCGACGGCAAGCTCACCCTGATCATGGACCGCACCACCTGGCACTACGGCCAGACGCCGCTGAACATCCTCGTCCTGGGCGTCCTGCTCGGGGGCGCGGTGATTCCCCTCGTCTGGTCGATCCTGCCCCATCAAGGCAACAGTTGCACTGCTGCCCGGATCCTCCTGGTCGCCCGACTCCGGGGGGTGATACCAGCCCGCCGCTGGGCCGTGTTGATCGCGGACCGGGAGGTCGTGGGGCGCGAGTGGTGCTCGTTTCTGCGCTGGAAACGCATCCGGCAGTGCATCCGCATCCGGGAGAACACCAGAATCGAGGATGAACTGGTGCGAGACCTGTTCACGACGCTCCAACCGGGACAGGTGCGCACCCTGTTCGAGCGGACGTGGGTCTATGGGGGCTGGATGCACGTGGTCATCACCCTGTCCCCTGCGGGGGACAGGGTGATCGTGGCCTCAGATTTGCCCGTGCTGGACGTATTACGGACCTATCAGCTCAGGTGGGCGATTGAATCGGCGTTTTCCGCGATGAAAGCTCGCGGGCTGAATCTGGAGGCCACGCACATGACGGCTCCAGAGCGCATCTCTCGGCTCTTTGGCCTGTTGTGTATCGCGCTGGCCTGGATGACGCGGATCGGCGCGCAGCGGACAGAGACCTGCACCCCTCGGCAGGACAAGCGTGGGCGAGCGGTCGTGAGCGTGACGCGGATCGGGTGGCAGATCCTGAGTCAAGCGGCACGGTGGGGCGGCGAGGTCTTCTGTGACTGTCTGCGGCTCCTCGGAATGCCGTTCCCAACCGCCAGCACGTCAGTTTCCCGAAGTGTCAGGTGCTGA